GGACTGCCCAATCATGTGGATTGCAAAGGCGTCTAAGCCCACTGGAGGAGTCATAAGCCTCGAGCCTACGCGTCTGATGAAGATCCATAGCACTATCTCCGATTTCATCAAAACGAACTCTGGATCTGTCGTGCTGTTGGACGGGCTCGAGTATCTGATAACGGAGAACGGTTTCGCCCCCGTCATGAAGGCGATTCAGCTGACGAACGAGGAGGTCGCCATGTCGGGGTCGTTCCTTCTGGTCCCCATAGACCCTAGGACCTTCGAGACGCAGCAGCTAGGGCTGCTGGAGAGGGAGTTCGCTCTGCCAGGAGAGGCCAGACCTGACAGCAGCGATGTTTTCGGTTAGCTTCGGTTTTTCTAGTAGCAAGTGCCTCCAGGTGTGTCTATGTCAGAAGAGCTCGGGAAGGTGCATGTTCTCACAGGCCGTGGCAAGGGCAAGACAACCGCCGCCTTCGGTCTTGCGATGAGGGCAGCAGGTCACGGCCTCAAAGTATGCATAGTCCAGTTCATGAAGGCCGGGGAAACGTCTGGCGAGGTTGTCTCGGCGCGTCGTCTCGGTAATATCGATGTGGCTCAGTACGGATCCGGATCGTTCGTCGATTCGAAGCACATCACGAACGAGGACAAAGAAAAGGCCAGGGAAGGACTTGAGCATGCGAAGAGAGTCCTCTCCGACGGCAGTTACCAGCTCGTCGTTTTGGACGAGGTCAATACAGTCGTGTCATTCGGTCTTCTCAGCGCCGATGAGGTCATGGGTGCTCTAAGATCCAGAGGAAGAGGGGTCGAGGTCGTCCTGACCGGAAGAAATGCGCCCGTAGAGTTCATAGAATATGCGGACTATGTTTCGATGATTGAAAGCAAGAAACATCCCTTCGATGCCGGGCTCATCGCGCGCGAAGGCATCGAATGGTAGCCATCCTCATTGAGTCTTGTCTTTCAGGAACAGGAGATAGCGGATCTCCTCAGCTGTGAAGGGCGTGTTCTTCTTCAGACCGTTGAAATCTCCTTCTTTGAGCATCCTCAGGACCATCGGTTGCGAATGGGTCATCATGAGGATCCTTCTGAGCGCATCCCTCTCGATTGAATCATTCCCCAAGAGTTTCTTGGCACCGACTTGGTCTAGGCCCTTGATTTTAAGTTCTCGGACGATGCCGGAATCTATGTGCTTCCTCTGGTAGAACCAGTTGTAGGCCGGGGTCTCCTGTCGGGCCGTAACTACGACTTTGGCATCTTCAACAGAGTCCACGAGCGCGGCGAAGAACTCGACAACTTCATCGCTGACAGAGAAGTAATCGTCAAACACGAAGGTCGCGTTCTCTAGCCTCAAGACATCCTGCAGCCCTTCCACGCTCTTCCTGACATTCCTTCCGAAATCGACAAGCTTCGACTCGATGTGTTTCACAGTCGAGGAGGCGGTCAGCGGTATCCAGAGAGTGTCCTGGTCCTCCAGACCCTCCACGAAATTCCTGGCTAGGGCCGTCGTGCCGGAACCCCTGTTGCCGAGCGCGACAAGCACTTTTGCGTCGGAATCCATGAACTCGTCTATTGCAGCGAGCTCCGCTTCCCTCC
This is a stretch of genomic DNA from Candidatus Thermoplasmatota archaeon. It encodes these proteins:
- a CDS encoding DUF835 domain-containing protein, which gives rise to MSNEEEPTLKSGSSYLFTEKGVARAFDAFKKLVSEGRRGLVITRSHPSRVQQLYSLDCPIMWIAKASKPTGGVISLEPTRLMKIHSTISDFIKTNSGSVVLLDGLEYLITENGFAPVMKAIQLTNEEVAMSGSFLLVPIDPRTFETQQLGLLEREFALPGEARPDSSDVFG
- a CDS encoding cob(I)yrinic acid a,c-diamide adenosyltransferase, translated to MSEELGKVHVLTGRGKGKTTAAFGLAMRAAGHGLKVCIVQFMKAGETSGEVVSARRLGNIDVAQYGSGSFVDSKHITNEDKEKAREGLEHAKRVLSDGSYQLVVLDEVNTVVSFGLLSADEVMGALRSRGRGVEVVLTGRNAPVEFIEYADYVSMIESKKHPFDAGLIAREGIEW